The genomic stretch taccccCTGTTttctattccctacattagtccactgaTATAGACCACTTGAGGgactgaataaaaaaacaagtgagtgaattcggacactgagtgttCTGTCTTCTGCTCAAGAGAGATACACTGGGTCATTGACCAGTATTAAATCATGAAAAGCGTGAAAAGTATCATGAGAGACTGCTTTAAATTACCTTGTCTCAAACATAACATAAACAATTTAAAGAGCTCTGACATgcaccacctgactgctgcagattcatttaggcgttgATGTTGATGCCAGAGAAACACATACATCTGAGTCTGAACAGCTCAGAGAAAAACGTCATGGGTTGCCGTCTCGTAATTATGGTTACAACATGGTGTGAACACAGTGTAATTCAGGAGTGGCACTCTGTGACtatacaactctgcatagcaacTGTACAACCAAAGACTTTTTATTTAGGAAGACGGTGCACTCCTATTACTTATGTAtaggagaaagtgcaacacccAATATGGCCAAGaagccccgccttctaagtGAATGAGCCAATCGTTGATTAGTAAAGTCATCGTGTAACTGCAGCTGCCGTAAGAAGCTCcggttgctatagaaacaggCAGCGTTCTCAGACTCACGCTCATGACTGTGCATGCACATTGGCTGGTTTAGCATAAAAAACAagcttttttaaacaatatttgaacATAAGAAACAAGCTTTAAGAAAttgttgttgtcagatttaattggtgtttttcaaaatgaaatttaatcataagcttagtgaacagttttggagaatttgatgtttccccattcaaaaagATAGGAACTGCACTTGGGCATttcaaatatggccgccgactGAAATGACttatcttaaagggactttggtaaaACTCTGCATAATGGAACTTGATGATATCTGCACCGCAGGGTGCGCAGTGTATGAAAATACATGTTGACAAGCAGGTAGGACATTGTATCATTGCATTTGGATTGAACATACTTTTTCTGGTCCTAAactatatgaatattttttcatatttagaccacttctttTATTGATTGGTATCAGGATGTGATACCCTAGCTTTAAGTATGGTGTCCtccttcatttttaatttgtagaGTGGTATCTTGGTAAATTTGTTGGTGATCTAATAGTATCTCTACAATATCTCTACTCTTCAAACTTGCAAAACAGCAGTTCAAACTAATATCACATAAGTCTCTGTGATGATCGGTTGTTATATCAAGGGAAGATAGCCCTCCTTTTTTCTCAACACTGAACAGCAGAAAGTACTAAGTACTTTTAACCAAAAAAGGCAAAGTCTTTCCTGTTTTCCAAATGGCAAATTTGGCACATTCGGAGAAGAGCAGCAGTGGTTTAGACTCAGTAATATTTCATGATGTTACAATAGTGAAATTACAGACAAGAAATGTAAATTCTTAGGcataaaatgaaatcaaaaactaggattttttttttaatattaatcgTCCTCCTCCCATTTTCCACTTTAAAATTTTGTGTAGACTGTGCCTCTCTTGCCTCTCATGATGAGCTGCCACTGATGTTTActgacttgagacttgactcgTGACAAAAGACTTGACACTTAACTCAGACTCCAGGGTTACAAACTtcagacttgacttggactccaGCTTAGGACTTGACTCAGACTTCAggcgggaaaaaaaaaaaaaaaaaaaaatactgaactTGTCCCCTCCTAAGTTGGCTGATATTTGAAGATTCATTACAGGGATCTGaccaatattttattaactctttctcttttttgtgaATCTTGTGGACCAGACCAAATACATTCCAAACCGGAGAAACCAAAAAGGTCATCAGATTAACATACCGTGCAGTACAGACCTCAGAAGATGCCTTCTTTTCCGCTTTTAAATATGTTTGGCAGACAGCTGACCAAAATGAGTATTGTGACCTCATTCCCAATTAGCTTTTTGTTAGTGGGTTTGCAGGCAATTGTGGATGTAAAATTTTCATGCCCATGCAAAGCTGACCGGAACAAAGCTATATCAGCTTTCATCTTCATTGTTCCAGCTCTCTTTGCTTTCGTTATAATGTTCGTATTGTTAAGGCCTTGTCAATATAAATGTagatgtaaaaaacaaaacaacactgaaacaTCTCAAGGAAAAGACACCAAAGAAACATCTCAAGGACAGGACAACAGTGAAACATCTCAAGGAAAAGACACCAAAGAAACATCTCAAGGACAGGACAACAGTGAAACATCTCTAGAAAAAGCTGTTGTAGTTTGTTGTATTCCAGGTATTGTGTGGATCTGTATATGTTTCATTGATGGTGATTATTTTGCATGTGGATTAACAAACTGGACTGGACGCTATGCCTGTGATAAAGAACTGCATCCAAATTGTTTGAATTGGTGCAAACCCACTGAATTAAGCCCAGAAGAATATGAGACTGAATATTACGAAAAAACACGGGAGTTGATATTTACATCAAAGGTAAGCATCACAGGATTTTTATCCAATTGTCCTTTATATGTGAAAAGTTAAGACTGCATTATCCTATTTTTATTGCTCTACATACTTTTTTCTGAATTTCTTAAAGAAAGCTACAAACAAATGGAGTATGTTTAATGTTTAgaatgtttttattgcatttccaTGAAGATAATCATCCATTTCTAGACAATGAGCAAAGTTTCTAAAGTATCTAAAAAAATCATCACACTTTTATCAGTGCAACTTTAATTTAagtcttaagaactagtttgaccaactaatcagtcttacttttcggTATCAGATTAGACCaatctacatttttatgtaactcATTTAAAAAACTTATGAACAGACTTAACTCTCTACTGCACACATGTTGatggcacatgaaaaaaaaatttccacatcattttttggttcatttgggaacattttattgataaaaaaattttttcacTGAATTTGATAAATGCATAGGTCTGTATCATGTAGTGTGTCATGCCATATAATGTACTTCATGTAATAAGATTTCACTCCGTACAAAACAAAGCAGTTCTTCTCTGCTGTGAAATAGAGGTGTATGTTACAGTTTTTTCACATCACTTTGGGTGTTCCTGCGCACACAGGAAGCCTGCATCTTCCCTTCATATAACACATTATGGCCAATCTGAGGTATTGTCCAAAACATCCTCAAAAAGTACCCCTTATCGCACAACATTGTTCTGAGGCaacgaaaagaaaaactgaatttctgaacatgcaaaataaaaaaacttcataaaacctgacaaaaggcTTCTCTACACcttcacacgcacacacatattttttatgtacatttcatgtcattttaaataagattactaaAGCAAATTATCTTACCTTCTTCTCACACCATGTGCTCCTGTGACCATGTGTCAGAACAGGACGTCCCGCCTTTAAATGGTGCTTGATGGTGACTCCCACACCTTACTGGACTGTTCTTTGGTACTTTCTCAAACTTTCTAATTGgttgtaatcatttaaagaaaaatttactaaacatagggcttaagaaaactttccgTTGCCTGAGGGCAACACTGTGCTGTAGAgggttaaagaaaaaaaagatgactaacttgtaagactagcagtttataatatttttatctttctttcttttttcaagatTATAGGTTATATTCTGGCTATTATCTTCTGCATCATAGCAATCATTTGGGTGAGTTGGGAAACAGCAGAGACAAAGAAGAAAGATGTGGCAAGTCCGATGAGCAACGCTAAAAGCGCAGATGAGACAGCAAGACTCTTAAGTGGCAACCTAGCAGAGACAAAGACAGTCACGAAAGACAGGGCAAGTCCAACAAACATTCAGATGAGCAACACTAAAAGCGCAGATGAGGCAGCAAGACTCTTAAGTGGCAACCTAGCAGAGACAAAGACAGTCACGAAAGACAGGGCAAGTCCAACAAACATTCAGATGAGCAACACTAAAAGCGCAGATGAGGCAGCAAGTCTCTTAAAGACATAGGATACAAAACTGCTCTGATGTCAGTGCCATCAAATGACATCAGCTTTTGTTTGTCTTGTGACCAAAGTTTGGATGTATCTTTTTGAATGAGACCTGACTTCATGAGGGGATCAGCggaaagattttcagtgaataacagaTAAAATTTCACTCTCTTCCTCATACAAAATATGCCATCAGAGCACTTGAAATGCAGCAAGTTATTTGGACTATTTTTGtactgattgttttatttttaatttttataaacgACCCATAAAAAGAGAAAGATCCTTTGCAAGCTGCAGAAAGATGTAAATAATAGAGTTCTGGTTTGTATGTTCCATTCATGTTCTCTTCCAAAGATTCTTTTCCTGtttatgatttttgttttatttgagagatttttttattgtgttaatTTCTATTTGTTTCAGTTAAATGATTGtctgttgtttttaaagctgctgtccgtaactttttttggttaaaaatgatccaaaatcaattattgagcaagtacagtacataaccagccagtgttcaaaactatctccttactttaacccgattcacaacggtaagcttgtaataatgttttataatctgATACTGGTAGGAATTTGCGGGAAATACGAGTTTGCTGACATTTGTCTTTGCATCAATACGTCatgtctgtaaacagaaagaaggAGTCCTGGCTAGTTGGCTATGTCGCATGTGTGGATGCTGCTGGTGGTGCATCAGTTGTAGCCTCTTCTTGCAGCAGCTGCAATGTATTTAAACTTGAGATGGTGGCTTGTAATCCAGAAAGTTCAAAACGACAATCATCATCAACAACTGTggtaaaaaaagtaaaagacttTAATCTTCCTTGCTGGACAGGTAAGATATTTAAATGGTTCACTGGGTAATAAGGTTACAGTAGCACATGTTTTCGCTTAATCCATACAGTTATGGATAACgataatacacactaaatacacgtagtcacgcaatgttaatgtttttagcATTAACAATTCGAGAACaaagtaaaacaataataatttagctGCAGCTgcacctcaaaacattagattcatccgcgctgaggagctgtGCCGAAGCACTACCCACGTAAAGATAATTCCACAAAtcactgcaattgcaggtttcaaacagagatggcgacaaagaggcaaaacttacggactgcagctttaaaggaacactccactttttttgaaaataggctcattttccaactcccctagagttaaacagttgagttttaccgttttcgaatccattcagccgatctccgggtctggcggtaccacttttagcatagcttagcatagttcattgaatctgattagactgttagcatctcgctcaaaaatgaccaaagagtttcgatatttttcctatttaaaacttgactcttctgtagttcatgtactaagaccgacggaaaattaaaagttgcgattttctaggccaatatggctaggaactgtactgtcattccggcgtaatgatcaaggatctttgctgtcgtaccatggctgcagcagccgcaatgatattacgcagcaccTGTGACTCCCTGCTTTTGCACAGGGTGCGTGCCTTGCAACcttggagacatttgtgagagacgctgcgtaatatcattgcgcctgctgcagccatggtacgacagcaaagttccttgattattacgcctgaatgagagtatagttcctagccatatcggcctagaaaatcacaacttttcattttccgtcggtcttagtacatgatttaactacagaagagtcaagttttaaataggaaaaatattgaaactctttggtcatttttgagcgagatgctaacggtctaatcagattcaatgaactatgctaagctatactaaaagtggtaccgccagacccagagatcggctgaatggattcgaaaatggtaaaactcaactgtttaactctaggggagttggaaaatgagcctattttcaaaaaagtgttcctttaactttCATTTATGAATATGTATAAAACATCTGTCCTtatcaaatgttaaaatatcttacattgttcatttgttcatttggatatgatactgtaaaaaaagacaaaaaaaaaaaaaaaaacttttacaagTTGTTTAAAATTATCTAATTTACAACTTCATTTAAATCTGACAGCTTTTCTTGTGTTTGGGTTTGAATGATTTTTTCAGATTTGTTTTGGTGGCTAATCTACATCAGCAACAGCAAGACATTTTATACAAAATCCCCCTGATCAATTATATTACGCCAATTAGGAATAATCATTCTGTATGAGTGCTGGCTCATGTGGCGAGCAATAAGGAGGTGGACCACCTGGCCAAGCCGGCCAAATCtgcattaactgatgttatttaGTTGAAATATTTAgataaaaattctcattttt from Ctenopharyngodon idella isolate HZGC_01 chromosome 13, HZGC01, whole genome shotgun sequence encodes the following:
- the LOC127524571 gene encoding uncharacterized protein LOC127524571, translated to MPSFPLLNMFGRQLTKMSIVTSFPISFLLVGLQAIVDVKFSCPCKADRNKAISAFIFIVPALFAFVIMFVLLRPCQYKCRCKKQNNTETSQGKDTKETSQGQDNSETSQGKDTKETSQGQDNSETSLEKAVVVCCIPGIVWICICFIDGDYFACGLTNWTGRYACDKELHPNCLNWCKPTELSPEEYETEYYEKTRELIFTSKIIGYILAIIFCIIAIIWVSWETAETKKKDVASPMSNAKSADETARLLSGNLAETKTVTKDRASPTNIQMSNTKSADEAARLLSGNLAETKTVTKDRASPTNIQMSNTKSADEAASLLKT